In one window of Pseudochaenichthys georgianus chromosome 5, fPseGeo1.2, whole genome shotgun sequence DNA:
- the slc25a20 gene encoding mitochondrial carnitine/acylcarnitine carrier protein has product MSKQKQQAISPLKNFFAGGFGGICLVAAGHPLDTIKVRLQTQAKPKPGEKLIYAGTIDCFKKTLAKEGFKGLYKGMAAPIIGVTPMFAVCFFGFGMGKKFQQKTPDDILTYPQLFAAGMLSGVFTTAIMAPGERIKCLLQIQAATGEVKYSGPMDCVKQLYKQSGIRGIYRGTALTLMRDVPASGMYFTSYEWLKNVLTPEGKSHNELSIPSVLFAGGMAGIFNWAVAIPADVLKSRYQTAPDGKYPNGFRDVLRELIREEGVGSLYKGFNAVMLRAFPANAACFLGFEMAMKFFNWLAPDL; this is encoded by the exons ATGTCCAAACAGAAGCAGCAGGCGATCAGTCCTCTGAAGAACTTCTTCGCTGGAGGCTTTGGAGGAATCTGCCTTGTCGCAGCCGGACACCCTCTCGACACCATTAAG GTGCGTTTACAGACACAAGCCAAACCCAAACCTGGAGAGAAGCTCATCTATGCTGGAACCATCGACTGCTTTAAAAAGACCTTAGCCAAAGAG GGTTTCAAAGGACTCTATAAAGGCATGGCAGCCCCGATCATCGGGGTCACACCCATGTTTGCTGTCTGTTTCTTTGGATTTGGAATGGGCAAGAAATTCCAACAGAAAACCCCCGATGATATCCTTAC GTATCCTCAGCTGTTTGCCGCAGGGATGTTGTCTGGTGTGTTCACCACGGCCATCATGGCTCCTGGAGAGCGAATCAAATGCCTCCTACAG ATCCAGGCAGCGACAGGAGAGGTGAAGTATTCGGGACCCATGGACTGTGTGAAACAGCTCTACAAACAGTCTGGGATCAGAGGGATCTACAGAGGCACCGCTCTGACTCTCATGAGAG ATGTTCCAGCCAGTGGGATGTACTTCACGTCCTACGAGTGGTTGAAGAATGTCCTCACACCAGAGGGAAAAAG ccACAATGAGCTCAGCATTCCCAGTGTGCTGTTCGCCGGGGGCATGGCCGGCATCTTCAACTGGGCCGTCGCCATCCCAGCTGACGTTCTGAAGTCACGTTACCAAACAG CTCCTGATGGAAAATATCCCAATGGGTTCCGGGACGTTCTGCGGGAGCTGATCAGAGAGGAGGGTGTGGGCTCTCTGTATAAAGGCTTCAACGCAGTAATGCTTAGAGCTTTCCCTGCAAACGCT